The following proteins come from a genomic window of Paenibacillus wynnii:
- a CDS encoding HNH endonuclease, with the protein MSALKNKFWIRGNVTEIILNSPKFGRMVTFISTENLEMVQSYEGTWYANWSPITKSFYCAGRVILPNGKISVMYLHRWVTKCPKDMVVDHFNNNTLDNLDSNLRVTTRSGNQQNRGRNQKNNTSGMRGVSQDKQSGKWVAHLGVNGTKLRLGLYKSKEEAEQAVKRGRAKHMPFSKEASLKMSRP; encoded by the coding sequence GTGAGCGCACTGAAAAACAAATTTTGGATCAGAGGCAATGTCACTGAAATAATTTTGAATAGTCCCAAGTTCGGAAGGATGGTAACGTTCATTAGCACTGAAAATCTTGAAATGGTTCAGTCTTATGAAGGAACTTGGTATGCAAATTGGAGCCCTATCACAAAAAGCTTCTACTGTGCCGGTAGGGTGATACTTCCAAATGGAAAGATATCTGTGATGTATCTTCATAGATGGGTGACGAAATGTCCGAAAGACATGGTCGTTGATCACTTTAACAACAATACCCTTGATAACTTAGATTCAAATCTCAGAGTCACAACGCGATCAGGAAATCAGCAGAACAGAGGAAGGAATCAAAAAAATAACACCTCTGGTATGCGAGGAGTTTCGCAGGATAAACAATCCGGAAAATGGGTCGCACATCTTGGCGTAAACGGTACTAAGCTTCGTCTCGGACTGTATAAAAGCAAGGAAGAGGCTGAACAGGCTGTTAAAAGAGGACGCGCAAAACACATGCCATTTTCCAAGGAGGCAAGCCTCAAAATGAGCAGGCCATAA
- a CDS encoding RecT family recombinase → MTKPNTQIQAVQDEVAVVGSYTQKHLDTLKSTIAKGTSNEQFALFVQTCVRTGLDPFLNQIYCIVYNGKDGPVMSMQIAVEGIVSLAKSHPQYKGFIASEVRENDMFKANVATGEVEHEPNIMSPGKTVGAYCIAYREGMPNILVIVRSDQVEHLLKGRNGQMWKDYFDDMIVKHAIKRAFKRQYGIEVSEDEFVNSGPSVENIASYERKDITPTAKDPEVISPGGNQGVTTPNEEDRIKQARADMKIKFSQLGITEPEEMAAYIAENVKTKGDKPNLKELTGLLKIMDIHIAERLAAQAQDDDLPL, encoded by the coding sequence ATGACTAAACCAAATACGCAGATCCAAGCAGTACAAGATGAGGTGGCTGTTGTAGGCTCCTACACTCAAAAACACCTCGATACCCTCAAATCCACGATCGCAAAAGGCACTAGCAATGAGCAATTCGCATTATTCGTACAAACCTGTGTCCGTACTGGCCTTGACCCTTTCCTTAATCAAATTTACTGCATTGTATACAACGGCAAAGACGGCCCGGTAATGAGTATGCAAATTGCAGTAGAAGGCATTGTGTCACTCGCAAAGTCTCACCCGCAATATAAAGGATTTATTGCTTCCGAAGTTAGAGAGAACGACATGTTTAAAGCTAATGTTGCCACTGGAGAAGTTGAACACGAACCCAACATAATGAGTCCTGGTAAGACAGTGGGGGCATATTGTATCGCTTACCGTGAAGGAATGCCAAATATTCTAGTGATTGTTAGAAGTGATCAGGTCGAACATCTACTCAAAGGTCGAAACGGTCAAATGTGGAAGGATTATTTCGATGACATGATTGTAAAACATGCAATTAAACGAGCCTTCAAGCGTCAATACGGTATTGAAGTGTCTGAGGATGAATTTGTTAACTCGGGTCCTAGTGTAGAGAATATAGCGAGTTACGAGCGGAAGGATATCACTCCGACTGCAAAAGATCCGGAAGTTATTAGCCCTGGTGGGAATCAGGGAGTTACAACTCCCAACGAAGAAGATCGTATAAAGCAAGCCCGTGCTGATATGAAAATAAAATTCTCCCAGTTAGGAATCACAGAACCTGAGGAAATGGCTGCTTATATTGCAGAAAACGTTAAGACGAAGGGTGATAAACCTAACCTTAAGGAACTGACGGGCCTGCTGAAAATCATGGACATTCACATTGCTGAGCGGCTAGCGGCACAAGCCCAAGACGATGACCTCCCACTCTGA
- a CDS encoding DUF7667 family protein: MIAIHKVHRQLAVITAMNLNNRGELDISRLELEFMKPLLMKNLELVARLDELKQLSQLAYEKNEVDWHHDLCKQIEELEAQLI, from the coding sequence ATGATCGCCATCCACAAGGTACACCGCCAACTTGCAGTTATAACAGCGATGAACCTAAACAATAGGGGGGAACTTGATATTAGCCGCCTTGAATTGGAATTTATGAAGCCTTTGCTTATGAAGAATCTAGAACTTGTTGCAAGGTTGGACGAACTTAAGCAACTCTCCCAGCTTGCATATGAAAAGAACGAAGTTGATTGGCATCATGATCTTTGCAAACAAATCGAAGAACTGGAGGCACAGCTGATATGA
- a CDS encoding AAA family ATPase, whose product MPHIKLLSVNAHCFKAHRDLVVTFGERTEITGDNAKGKSSILEMPSWVLYGTDTLGSKLDPTPTNYKFDLVKAEILLQVDDKQFMLGRGIEKGKNTFYINEVPTKSGEFDELVKSLFEKDLFLSLYNPTYFFTLHWSKQRELMMRFTTAPAAKEVFAEMSRLTPDQKQKDIVLNPQASKLQELTKKHTRPQLKDIHTKNKNDKDTAFKRAQGKVEALEGQLLKLPEAPADIEAVRAEDSALLLQIRTLQEKIELAYEPKRKRMVLESKLEAARAKVAAAKARYFKVHGEEIAEECPTCKRPLDPESVEAVTASKEARKLPLRTEHGQAVTEREAVEAELAAVELIDVTELIAERNSLELKRDATADTIHAHNVRNPLIADLDKARTEELDTLSSRNDSIFILDALKAYEAKEAELQAAKVQDMFTTLTISLFKELKGGGDPQPNFEIERDGKPYSKLSRSERAHAGIELAAVLSKMGDIIAPLAVDDSESVFRIGQPAGQLILVRAVENQKLGIKLEESSHDN is encoded by the coding sequence ATGCCACACATCAAATTATTATCCGTCAACGCACACTGCTTTAAAGCTCACCGCGATCTCGTAGTTACCTTTGGCGAGAGAACAGAGATCACGGGAGACAATGCAAAAGGCAAGTCAAGCATTCTCGAAATGCCCTCATGGGTATTGTACGGCACGGATACGCTGGGCAGCAAGCTTGATCCAACACCTACCAACTATAAATTTGATCTGGTGAAGGCTGAAATACTCCTTCAGGTGGACGACAAGCAATTTATGCTAGGACGCGGCATCGAGAAAGGCAAGAACACTTTCTACATTAACGAGGTCCCTACCAAATCCGGTGAATTCGATGAGCTTGTGAAATCCCTATTCGAGAAAGACCTGTTCTTATCCCTTTATAACCCTACTTACTTCTTCACTCTTCATTGGAGCAAGCAACGTGAACTAATGATGAGATTCACCACAGCCCCAGCTGCTAAGGAAGTATTTGCGGAAATGAGTCGGTTAACTCCTGACCAGAAGCAAAAGGACATCGTACTTAATCCCCAAGCCTCAAAGCTGCAGGAGCTCACCAAGAAGCATACACGGCCTCAACTGAAAGACATTCACACCAAGAATAAGAACGATAAGGACACGGCCTTTAAACGGGCTCAGGGTAAGGTTGAAGCACTGGAAGGTCAGTTACTTAAGCTCCCAGAAGCTCCTGCTGATATTGAGGCTGTGAGAGCTGAAGACTCCGCCCTTCTATTACAAATCAGAACACTTCAAGAAAAGATAGAGCTTGCATATGAGCCTAAGCGGAAACGGATGGTACTGGAAAGTAAGCTCGAAGCAGCCCGGGCAAAGGTAGCGGCAGCAAAGGCGCGGTACTTCAAAGTTCACGGGGAAGAAATCGCAGAGGAATGCCCGACATGCAAACGTCCACTTGATCCTGAGTCTGTGGAGGCTGTCACGGCCAGCAAAGAAGCTCGAAAACTACCATTACGTACCGAGCATGGGCAGGCAGTAACGGAGCGCGAAGCAGTAGAGGCAGAACTGGCTGCAGTGGAACTGATTGATGTTACGGAGCTGATCGCTGAACGTAACTCACTCGAATTGAAACGAGACGCAACAGCAGACACAATCCATGCGCACAATGTCCGCAATCCTCTTATAGCTGATCTGGACAAAGCCCGTACTGAAGAGCTAGACACACTCTCCAGCCGTAACGACAGCATCTTTATCCTTGACGCTCTGAAAGCTTACGAGGCCAAGGAAGCAGAATTACAAGCTGCTAAGGTTCAAGACATGTTCACCACACTGACCATTAGCCTATTCAAAGAGCTTAAAGGCGGCGGTGATCCACAGCCTAACTTTGAAATCGAACGCGATGGCAAGCCTTACAGCAAACTCTCACGTTCCGAACGTGCTCATGCTGGTATTGAGCTGGCGGCAGTCCTCAGTAAGATGGGCGACATTATTGCACCACTGGCTGTAGATGACTCGGAGAGTGTATTCCGAATCGGTCAGCCTGCAGGACAGTTGATCCTTGTCAGAGCTGTTGAGAATCAAAAATTAGGTATCAAATTGGAGGAGTCTTCCCATGACAATTAA